A region of the Candidatus Woesearchaeota archaeon genome:
TAAAAAATAACGAAATTGTCCCCCTAATTCTAGTCTGCCTTTGCCAGTAATTTATTAGCAAGAGTAATCAAAAACTACGGAAAGTCCTACTGCTCGGAGAATTTGAGACTTCTGCGCTCCCTTCGGTCGCTTGACCACGTTACACTCTCACTCTGATTTTTATACTTCGTTAAAAATCTCCGTTCGGGCATTTAATGAACCCCGCCAGAAATCCCCAGCTTGCGCCTAACTGAATCTTATTCTTCGTGCGCAAGCGGTACCTTTAGGTAGGGGATGAATGGCGTTTTTATAGAAGAGTTATTCTGGATCGTTGTGTTGGCAAAATGGTGAGCCCCACCTGAAGAGAGGTGAGGCCCAATGAAATACAGCAACTACTTTAGCCACCAACATTCCGAAGGCAAGAGCACTTGGCACATTGAGTGGTGTACAAAGTACCGTTATAAACGGTTCAAGAGAACGTATGATAAAAATGTTTGCCTCATTGCTCTTGAAGAAGCAGCGAAGAAGGCAAACGTTGTACTTCTGGAGAGGGAAGTACAATTAGAACATGTGCATGTCATTGCCGAGATGCCGTTGACGGTAGCACCGGTCGATGCTGTTCAGATATTGAAAAGCATAAGCGCAAAGATTATTTTTGCACTACGACCTAATCTACGTCTGAGGGTTTACCCCGAGGAGGAGGTCAATATCAATAAGGATCCCTACCTTAATAAGAAGAAATGAGACTATGGAGCGTTTTATGGTATGACTTTTGGGGTACTGTAAACGAGTTGGATGCTTGACTTTTCTTCAGTTCCTGTTTTTTCAGCTGATTTCAGTCTTTTTAGGATGCTTGTTATTCCTTCTTCGTGACCAGCTCCGACAATGGCAAGTACCTTTTTCTCCGGATTGTTTTCAAGGATGCGATGGAGTTGGTGAGCCATGACTTCGTTTCTCTCTTCAACAAGGACATGGTATATATTGGGATACTTTTTCTTAACCTCGCGCATCAATTTTCGAATGATTTCTTCGCTTGGTACTTTGGTAATATCAAACTGGATAAAGGGCTTTTGTTTTATCACTGCGGTATAGACATCTTTGCACATCTGCCATCGTTCTTTCCAGGTTAAAGTTTCTGAAAATCTCCGTAAAGTTATCTCAATATCCTGATCGATAAGGACGAGTTTTCGTTTTTTCTTTTTTGCAAGTTTGATGGCTACAAGCATCTCTGTTCCTGGATCTATCTCTACATATTTTCCGAGCTTTCGCATAGCCCACGAAGCAACAACAGCAAAGATGAATCCCTTGAAGCCGACCCGTTTAATATTATAAAAGCCAATTGATCTTTTTTTTGATGCCTGTTCTTCTTCGAGTAACCCATAGTATCGTTTTGCATCAAGCTCTACTGCGATGATCTCAGGATCTTCTCTTTCAATCGTTTCCTTTACCTCTTTAACACTTTCTCGTGCAATATGGCTTGATCCAATAAGCGTGAGATTCTGATAGGGTACGGTATTTTGCATGATCCTGCAAGAGAATGAATGTTCTTAAATGTTTGTTTTGGCTCCGAAGCACGGTCAAATCTGATTGAAGGAATAATCGAAAACTATTTAAAGCAACCTCGCCAAAGTTTCGTAAACAGTTTAAAAAAGGCGGTGATTGCATGAAATACCAACGCACGTTAGGAGTTTCCATTCTTTTGATGATAGTTGTGGTAATAATTGGCTGCACGCAAACAGCTGAAAATGCTCCTCCTGTTTCCCAAGGGTTAAGGAACAACAATGACAACTTTCTGGTTTATGAGGATCCTGTGTATAAAGTAGCAATAGAGTATCCTGAGTCATGGCAGCTTGTACCTACCACAGATAATGTCTTTGCGTTTCAATCGCCTAAAGAAAGTGATACTGATCTCTTTCAGGAAAATATCAATCTCGTTATGAATGATCTTTCTAACCAACCACTTACCCTAGAGGCATACAAGGATATTGCTGTTGAAAGCATGCAACAAACCTTTGCTGATTTTTCTCTTCTGGAGTTAGGATCAGTAACCCTTTCTGGTAATCCAGCTTATAAAATAATTTTCACCGGCACAGCAGGAACTCAGAGGTTAAAATTTCTCCAAGTATTTACCATACAAAATGACATCTCGTACGTTCTGACATTTGTAGCAGAAGATGATGCGTTCACTGATTATTTAGGAACTGTTCAAAAGATGGTAGATTCATTTGTAATAACTGGAGATCTCAAGAGCGAGGCAGAAAATGATGCACCACCAGAGCTTGATGTTGATGAACAAGAAAATAATAATGACATTGGTCTACCCCAACTTGACAGCCAAGTTGATGCAGCCTTTGTTGGTTCATGGCGCGTTTTCTCAGAACGGATTTTTTATGATATCGGAGGGGCAGGAGCTTTGGGGATATCGGTTACTCGAAATCTAGAGTTGTCATCAGACGGCACATGGAGTTTTGGAGACTCAGCAGGAACATGGACGGTTACGGAAATCACTGATGAGGACTGGGCCAGATGGGATATTGATCCGTATGGGCCTACACGAAAGATCACCCTGTCGAATTGGAACAATGGAGTTGGAGACGGGCCTGTGGAAGAAGACGAAGGTATTGTTGATTTCATTTGGGTAGTCTACCGTGTTGAACCACCACTTGTTGAGAACGCAGGAACCGTTTGGTTGAAGTTCGGACAAAGCTAATATGGCAAACTCAATGGAGCGAGGGATCATCAACGCTTCGATGCTGTTCTTTTTCGCTATGCTGGTCTTCGGTTTATTCACCACGCCTCAATTCACCGGTATGGTTACCAGCGATGAGGGCTATAAATCCCCAACAACAGGTCCAGGTTACCTTGCCCCAAAGGTTGGCCCTGGTTATGAGGAAACAACCATCGGGCCTGGTTATCAAGAATCGACTGTAGGACCAGGTTATCAAAAACCAGAGACTGGGCCGGGATACATAGCTCCAGAAAGTGACAATTGGACTGCCCCAACAACAGGCCCTGGATTCCAAAGTCCAGGTACTAATGACAGCGGAAATACAACGCTTCTGCCAGTTGAGCCTATCATAAACCAAACTGGTTCGATAAACCAGACCGCTGCAGTAAACCAGACAATTTTGCTAAACCAAACCGACCAAAACCAGACAGTTTTACCAAACCAAACCAGTAACATAATTCCTCGTAATGATACTGACAACAAGGAAGATTTTCTACCCCAGTGGAAATTTGTAGGGAAATGGAGAGTCATTACTGTCTTGGTTTCGTATGCTGATGGAGAATGGGAGTATGTAGACCCGCCGACAGATCTTTTAGATATAAAGAACGAGCATGAGTGGGAAATGGGAACACAGAAAGGTACGTGGCGGGTTGAAAAAATAGAAGAGGCAGACTGGGAACGATGGCAGATTAAGAAATATTCTCCTGAGACTAAACTGGTGTTTGATGAGCCGGATGGTAGCATAACTGATGGACCCATGGAGCCCAACCAACTTTGGATTATCTATGATGTTGACCAAAACGATGGAAAAGGGGTGCGAAACGTGCAGATACGGTTAAACCCAGCAGTTGCCCAAACTGACTACCTTTTCACTGTGGACAAGATCGGGGCTGGGCTTGTGAGGTCTCTTGACAAGAAAATTGACTGTGGGTCTGTCTGTTTAAAAAACTACAAGGTCGATCAACTGGTTACCTTAGTGGCAACGCCTGATGAAGGCTGGGTATTCTCAAAGTGGTCTGGAGATTGCATTGGAACTGAGAATGTTTGCAGGGTGGTAGTTCAGGGGAAAATGGCGGTGGCTGCGGAATTCAAAGGCTCGTGCAAAGATAATGAAGGCTGCCCGCAGGACCAGGCTTGCATAAACTCAAACTGTGTGCAGTTGGAGTGCAAATGCGGCGTCGTTAAAAACCATGCTTGTCAGAAATATGAGTGTTGTTATGATAGTGACTGCGGCGATGGCAAAAAATGCAATGTTCAGGCCAGGAAATGTATTGCTGCGTCTTCATGCAAGGAAGTACTGAAAAATGGCGACCCTGCCAAAAAACATGATATGGTGTTCGTCGGTGCAAATTTTAAGGATTATGAAACCTTTGAAAAGATGATAAAGCTCCTCTTGGATTATGAAGGCAAATTTGAGACTAAACTTGGGGTTTTTAGTCTGACTCCATTTAAGGAAAACAAGGACAAGTTCAATTTTTGGATGGTACTTGTGCCCGATTATCCGCACTATACTTTTGATTCGCCGGTCAAGGGTGTTGGTGCTGATACACTTTATATCCCTGATGAGACATATTACGAAACTTTTGTTCAAAGCTGTGAGCGGGATACAGTTGTTGTTGTTTCTCCTTATTTATTCAGATCATTCGCTAAATTTCCAACGTCTGGAGCAAGTGGAGGGATCGTTTACCTGTCATTAGAAAATCCCCTGAAAGGCTCGGAATACCTAGGCAGAACCTTGGCGCATGAATTAGGCCATGCGTTTGGGGGATTGGCAGATGAGTATGTTGAATATGGTTCCGCCGACTTAACTGAAACAGGAGAGTACCCAAATTGTGCCCCTAACCTGGAGGCAGCTCAGGCAAAGTGGGGCGATCTTGAGGGAATAAGAGGAGTGCATTATTATACAGGCATAGAGGGTATTGAAGGTACCACCTACTACAAAAACCCTGAACAAACGTTCCCTGAGCTCGGGCTTTTTCCTGATGGTAGTGACTGGGGAGATGGAGGATGCGCCTATGTCCACAAAAACATACGGCCAACACAAACTTCCATCATGAAATCAAACTATGACCTTGAAAATGACTTTGGCCCTGTAAACGAAAGGATATTAAGTGAAAAACTCAGCATATATGATTCCCAAGATCAGGAACCAATTGAGCCGCAGGGAACCAGGGGAAGAAGGTTCATTGAGGATCAAGGCTAGGCTTGCTTAAAATGCTTAAAAAATGATACTTAAAAAAAATGGTACAGGAACTGAAATGAGAAAGCTGATTGTTTTTGTACTTTTGCTTATATCGCTTCCCCGGGTATTTGCTGATACATCATCTCATACATTATCCTACTCAATAGCATTGCACTATGACTCAGGCAATTTTTCACTTAAAAGCATTGACCTTGTCGAAGTAACTTCGCCAATAGAAAGAGAAGATGGAGGGTACAAGGCAAAAATAGTCTCGTTTAGAGGGGAACTCTTACACGAGACATCATTCAATGTAAATGTTAACAGGTTTTATGGGCTCCCCGTAAGTAAGGAGACTGTTCAAGGAGGATCCAGTTCCACATCAACCAACAGCTCAGTGAACCTTCTGCTGCCATACTACCCCCATGCAAAAACACTTCAGATTATGAATAATGAAGAATTACTTTTAGAAGCAGATCTTAGTATGTTTTCAACTTGTAATCAAAATAACCTCTGTGATGGATCAGAGAGCATAGAGACGTGTGCATCTGACTGTACCTGTGGTAATAACGTTTGCGAACCACAAGAGCATTATATGAGCTGTTCTTCTGATTGCCGGTCTGGACAACCGGACGGTATTTGTGATCAGGTTGCTGACAATCTTTGTGATCCGGATTGTGCAGCAAAGGAGGATTTTGATTGCAAAGAACATTCTGGTTTCATGGTCTATGGGGTTATTCTTATTGTTACGCTTATAGTGATCTTTTTTGGCATAAGATCTAGAAATCATAAAACAATTAGGGGGAGGGCGTTTTGATTGCTTCTACAATCTTATCAACTAATTTTGATGCTGTCCCATACATTAAATCTGGATTAACTTTTGGTGTGACAACCATTCTTATTCCATTCATTTCATAATCTCTTCCTGCAATACGAATTTTTCCAACACTAAACCCTTCATTCAATAACTTTCCATGAACATAATCAACTTCTTCAGGAGAATCTAATGTAACTGGAACTATTGACATCTCTGGAAAATGAACAAGTGAAATTCCTTGCCTTCGTAATTCTGCACCAGTTCTTCTAACAATTTCTACACATTGGTCGGCAATTTCTCGTAAGCCATATACATCTCCACAATCTCTAACCGTTTGTCCCCACGCTGCAACTGGACCAGCAGATAAAGTCGTATGGACAGTAAATGGCGAATGAACATAATATTCTACATTTGTTTTTGGTGCTTTATTTTTATACACCAACAGAAGAGCAACGCCTGGCTTGCCAACGAATTTATATGGATCAATCGTAATTGAATCTGCATCTGGAACTTTTGCTTTAATATGGCTTGATAATGTCCCCACATAACCACCATACGCAGCATCAACATGAAGCCATGCTCCTTCGCTTCTCAATTGTTTGACTAATTCGCTTTCAGCCAATCTTTCCACATGGCCTAATTGAGTAGTCCCATACGTTGATACAATGGCTGCAATATGTTTTCCATCATGGCTAATTGCTCTTGCTATCTCTTCATCCCTGACTTGATAATTAGTTGGGTCAACATCCAAAACAATAGTTTCTAATCTTAATGAGTCTGCTGCTCTTACGATTGAAACATGAGATAAATTACTACAAAGAACTTTATTTTTTCTAGTTGTATCTCTTGCTAATTCCAATGCCCGATAGTTTGCTAAACTCGCAGATAGTTCAAGAAGACCTTCCATCGTAGGAACTCCCAATAATCTTTTATGAAAATCAACAAAGTAACTAGCCAATTCTTGTGCTCTTTCATTAGAGCCATCAGCTAAATTAACATTATCCCAACTAGCTCCTGCTTTCCTTCCATCATCTGTGCAAGAACCCACTATCTGGGCAAAATCAAGTGGTTCTCTTCTAGCTCTAAATACTCTTAACATATTGAATGAAGTGTTAAAATATATTTATAAATCTTTCTATGATTTAACCACTTAACAAAGACAACATAAAAGGAAAAGATTGTTATATTAGTTGGTCATTTTTTTAACCATCTGGTCAAATAATTAACCAAGCAGTCAAAATGGATAAATTACTCAAAAACAACACCTACAAAATACTTGAACTTTTTATAGAATTTCCGACCAAAGACTTTTCAGCTCGAGGTCTTGCCCGAAACTTGAAGCTTAGCCATGCTACTGTAATAAAATACATTGCTGATCTTGAAAAACTAGGCTTTATCAAAAAGAAAGAAGCTACTCTCTACCCCACTTATTTTGCTAATACGGAAAGCCAAAAATACAAATTCTATAAAAGAAATGGGCTTATTTTCAAAATCAACGAATCTGGACTTATTGAGTACATTCAAAAAGAATCCTTACCCTCTTCAATAGTCCTCTTTGGAAGTGGAGCAAAAGCCATTTTTACAGAAAAAAGCGACATTGATATTTTTGTGGAAGCAAAAGAATCAAAACTTGATGTCGCAAAATATGAAAAAAAACTAGACAGAAAAGTTAATCTTCTTTTTGAACCAAACCTGAACAATCTTTCAAAAGAGTTAAGAAACAACATCATCAATGGGATTGTTTTATACGGTTTTATTAAAATCACTGGAAGCTAACGATGGCAAACGAAATGAACTGGAAAGAATGCATTGATGAGGGAATAATTGGAATTTAAGAACATCATTCAACGACTAAAAGAAGAACTCGGAAAATAACGCCTGCCCCCAGCGTTAACTTTACTCTGAAAAACTACTACAGCGCCTAGAAGTACAGCAAATCAAAAACTCTTCGTCAGATGAAGAATAATCTCTTGCAGTATCTTTACGGTTTTTTCTATCTCTTCTTTGGTGTTTTCTTTTCCAAGGGTAAATCGTATTGAACTCTGGAGATACTTCTTGGGAAGTTGTATTGCTCTGAGTACATGGCTAGGTTCCAAACTTTGAGAAGAGCAGGCAGAGCCAGTAGAAACTGCAATCCCTTTCATATCAAGCGCAAAGAGAAGCGACTCGCCATCTATTCCCGGAAATGATAGGTTTACATTATTATGGAGCCTATCACAGAATCGTGCTTCTTTTGGACCATTCAGATGAGCCTCAGGAACTGCCTGTAGGATAGCTTTAATGAACATGTTTCGTAATGCCTCTACTCGCTCATTATCCCTTTCGTTTGTTAACTCAACTGCTTTGCCAAACCCAACAATCGCAGGAACATTTTCTGTGCCAACCCGTTTGCTTTTTTCCTGATGTCCACCGTAGAATAATGGTTCAATCGGTGTTCCTGTTTTACAGAATAATGCCCCTATTCCCTGAGGTCCGTGTATTTTATGGCCACTCATGCTGAGCAGATCAATATCCAAAGTTTTAACATCAAGAGGGATCTTGGTGAAGCTTTGGACAGTATCACTATGGACTATAATACGTTGTTTTGTTCGTTTTTCTGCTTCCCGACAGATGGTAATAATTTTCTCCAATGGTTGGATTGTACCTATCTCATTATTTGCATGCATAATACTGACAAGGCATGTTTGCTCAGTAAGTGCATTCTTCAATTGCTCACAATGAACAAAGCCTTCCTGATTGACAGGCAAAACAATGACCTGAAATCCTTGACTCTCCAAATAGCTGCACGTATTCAGGACTGCAGGATGTTCAATTGCAGAAGTAATAATCTTATTTTTTTGTTTATCTTTCTTATGGAGGGCATAGGCAACTCCCTGAATAGCGAGATTGTCAGCTTCAGTGCCTCCAGAAGTAAAGATTATTTCTGAGGAATGTGCGTGAATCTTTGCAGCAATAATCTGCCGTGCATTTTCCTTTGCCTGCAATGCCTCTCGTCCCCATTGATGGATCGATGAAGGATTACCGTATTGCTCACTAAAAAAAGGGAGCATGGCCTCTACAACCTTTGGATCTACCTGAGTTGTGGCTGCATGATCAAGGTAAATGCGCATGTTCCCAAGAAAGATCTCATCCTTTTTAAGGATTTGCAGAAAGACGTACTAGACTTTATTCCAAGAAGCACTCCTTGATAGACCGTGCGAAAATATTCTATGGTAAAAATACAATAAATTATCGACGTAAGTATCTGACAATCCTTTCTGAGAAACCTCTTGTAATAGTGACCTTACGTATAATTTTACCGCTTTTCCTCTCTGCCCCAATGTATAGTACGTCCTTGCCGCTAGTCTTGTTCCTTCGTAGCGGTCTGGTTGCAATCGTTGGCACTCTTCTGCATATCGTAGTGCTTCTTCAGGGTGTCCTGTTGAGCCTAAATACCATCCCATCCGATAGTTTGCTTCAATTGCTTTATCTAGGTCTGGGTGCTCTTGGTCTACAAGAAGATCAAGTGCCCGTTGAAAGTAATCCTGTACAGGCGGGTTTGTTCTCATTGCACTGAACGGTAGTATTGCGAGTGCATATCCTACGTGAAGTGCAACAGCAACATCACTAATCTCTCCTGGCTGAGGAGGAGTTACTCCTTCCACAATTCCAATTAATGTACGAGTTTCATCGATACATGTTCTGTTATCTGTTGGTGCTCCTTCTACAGCAGTCATTTTGTCACCTTCACGAGTTCTATGCCTAATTCTTTTGCAATCTTTATGCTTCGTTCATCACGGTAGAATTCACCATAACATATCTTTTTTATGCCCGCATTTACCATCAATTTAAAGCAGGTATAGCACGGTGAAGCAGTTGTGTATAAGGTGGCTCCGTTGATATTAATGCCATGGCGTGCAGCTTGGATGATTGCATTGGCTTCAGCATGCACGGTGCGCAGACAATGTCCATTTTCCATTTCATGGCCAACCTGATCACAGTGTGGCAAGCCACGAATACTGCCATTATAACCTGTGGAAAGGATATTTCTTTCTCTGACAATAACTGCGCCAACAAATTTACGATCACAGGTTGAGCGAGAGGCAACCTGCTCTGCTATGTTCATAAAATAGGTATCCCAGTCTACGCGTTGCTTTTTCTTTTCAGCTGGGGCTGTTTCGTTAGCTGTCATTTTTTCTCTCGTTATTATCTCGATTCTTGATGTTATCTAGGCCATCTAAAAAAACATTGATTGCATCTTCCAATTCCTGCATGCTTCCGTTATTGATAAGCGTATAATCAGCTAGAGCAATAGGGCCGGCTTTATTAAGATTTTCAATCTCTGCCTTGTCTCGGCTGTACATCTCAGCAGCCTGCAGAGGACGTTCTTTTCGTGTGTTTAATCTTTTTACTCTTAACGACGGTAAAGTATAGACGGCAAGAACAACAAGATTCTTTTTGAAACTCTCCCTCAGAAAGAGATATTCTTCCCAACTATACATGCCGTCAATGCACACCGGTGACATTGCTAGCTTTTCTTGAATTTTTGGAAGGTTAAGGATAGCATAGGCAGCCATGCCATGTTGTTCTCGGAGTTCCTCGCGGACATTACGTTCGTTCTGTTCATTAACTAATAAACCTCTTTTTTTGATCTCATCAATAGTAACCTCTCCGAATCGTATCTTTCCATATCCTTTCTTGGCAAGAATATCGGCAACAGTTGTTTTACCTGCTCCACACAAACCAACAAGTGCAATGATGTTATATGTGACAATGGAAATCATCGGGAGAAGAAGTCTTATCGGCTATTTAAAACTTGTTAAGTAAACCTTGCGCACAGACGATCATACTGCTCTAAAACCAAGTAGGCCTTTACCGTTCCATCAAAATATCGCTCTAGCTGTCCATCTTCTGCAAACATCTCGCGCATCTCGGAAAGTTCTCGTGGAAATATTGCAGTTTCTCTTGCTTTTTTTTGCCACGATTTTCCTTGTCCGTGTAGGAAGGTGGTGGAGACATCCGCTCATTCCTGCGACAAAAGCATATCGCGTTGTTTGATCTAAGGAAGGAAATATATCAATAAATGAAGAACTGAATGGTAGTTTGGTTTTTTTTTCTTCGGTAATGAGGTTATCTGCCACTCTTTCCCAGTTAGCATAGGCAAACAGCGCTGCTGCTCTTACATGATCATAAATTCCCTTGAACTGTTCAAGTGCTCTGGGTACTATTTCATCTTTCTCAAAATTGACGTCATACTTTTGGACATCAGCTACTGCAACATTGGTCAGCTGAAATGGTCCATGACTGAGATGATGGTCGTGACGGGCAGGATATCCTTCGATAAACCCTAAACCTGCTTCTTG
Encoded here:
- a CDS encoding cytidine/deoxycytidylate deaminase family protein — encoded protein: MTANETAPAEKKKQRVDWDTYFMNIAEQVASRSTCDRKFVGAVIVRERNILSTGYNGSIRGLPHCDQVGHEMENGHCLRTVHAEANAIIQAARHGININGATLYTTASPCYTCFKLMVNAGIKKICYGEFYRDERSIKIAKELGIELVKVTK
- a CDS encoding DegT/DnrJ/EryC1/StrS family aminotransferase gives rise to the protein MLRVFRARREPLDFAQIVGSCTDDGRKAGASWDNVNLADGSNERAQELASYFVDFHKRLLGVPTMEGLLELSASLANYRALELARDTTRKNKVLCSNLSHVSIVRAADSLRLETIVLDVDPTNYQVRDEEIARAISHDGKHIAAIVSTYGTTQLGHVERLAESELVKQLRSEGAWLHVDAAYGGYVGTLSSHIKAKVPDADSITIDPYKFVGKPGVALLLVYKNKAPKTNVEYYVHSPFTVHTTLSAGPVAAWGQTVRDCGDVYGLREIADQCVEIVRRTGAELRRQGISLVHFPEMSIVPVTLDSPEEVDYVHGKLLNEGFSVGKIRIAGRDYEMNGIRMVVTPKVNPDLMYGTASKLVDKIVEAIKTPSP
- a CDS encoding AAA family ATPase; this encodes MISIVTYNIIALVGLCGAGKTTVADILAKKGYGKIRFGEVTIDEIKKRGLLVNEQNERNVREELREQHGMAAYAILNLPKIQEKLAMSPVCIDGMYSWEEYLFLRESFKKNLVVLAVYTLPSLRVKRLNTRKERPLQAAEMYSRDKAEIENLNKAGPIALADYTLINNGSMQELEDAINVFLDGLDNIKNRDNNERKNDS
- a CDS encoding transposase — protein: MKYSNYFSHQHSEGKSTWHIEWCTKYRYKRFKRTYDKNVCLIALEEAAKKANVVLLEREVQLEHVHVIAEMPLTVAPVDAVQILKSISAKIIFALRPNLRLRVYPEEEVNINKDPYLNKKK
- a CDS encoding nucleotidyltransferase domain-containing protein gives rise to the protein MDKLLKNNTYKILELFIEFPTKDFSARGLARNLKLSHATVIKYIADLEKLGFIKKKEATLYPTYFANTESQKYKFYKRNGLIFKINESGLIEYIQKESLPSSIVLFGSGAKAIFTEKSDIDIFVEAKESKLDVAKYEKKLDRKVNLLFEPNLNNLSKELRNNIINGIVLYGFIKITGS
- a CDS encoding TraB/GumN family protein, whose amino-acid sequence is MQNTVPYQNLTLIGSSHIARESVKEVKETIEREDPEIIAVELDAKRYYGLLEEEQASKKRSIGFYNIKRVGFKGFIFAVVASWAMRKLGKYVEIDPGTEMLVAIKLAKKKKRKLVLIDQDIEITLRRFSETLTWKERWQMCKDVYTAVIKQKPFIQFDITKVPSEEIIRKLMREVKKKYPNIYHVLVEERNEVMAHQLHRILENNPEKKVLAIVGAGHEEGITSILKRLKSAEKTGTEEKSSIQLVYSTPKVIP
- a CDS encoding cysteine desulfurase, whose product is MRIYLDHAATTQVDPKVVEAMLPFFSEQYGNPSSIHQWGREALQAKENARQIIAAKIHAHSSEIIFTSGGTEADNLAIQGVAYALHKKDKQKNKIITSAIEHPAVLNTCSYLESQGFQVIVLPVNQEGFVHCEQLKNALTEQTCLVSIMHANNEIGTIQPLEKIITICREAEKRTKQRIIVHSDTVQSFTKIPLDVKTLDIDLLSMSGHKIHGPQGIGALFCKTGTPIEPLFYGGHQEKSKRVGTENVPAIVGFGKAVELTNERDNERVEALRNMFIKAILQAVPEAHLNGPKEARFCDRLHNNVNLSFPGIDGESLLFALDMKGIAVSTGSACSSQSLEPSHVLRAIQLPKKYLQSSIRFTLGKENTKEEIEKTVKILQEIILHLTKSF